The Bremerella alba genome includes a window with the following:
- a CDS encoding PSD1 and planctomycete cytochrome C domain-containing protein, protein MISLQLTSISRQMLLGAALALLALAPQVSWAEESSEIDFNRDIRPLLSDRCYACHGPDENHREGGIRFDDAESVLGEADSGMLAIVPGKPDESEMIARILSDDESTVMPPADSNKSLTPEEIAKLKQWVAEGAKFQGHWSFETPQKTDPPQVDFAEWNEKEIDQFLGSALKKKGLAPSEPADKLTLIRRVTFTLTGLPPTVQEVDAFLKDESTDAYEKVVDRLLASPQYGEHMARYWLDAARYADTHGLHLDNYREMWMYRDWVIRALNDNKPYDVFLTEQLAGDLLPNSSWEQQVASGFNRCNVTTNEGGSIKAEVKMRNVNDRVVTTGTVFMGLTMDCTRCHDHKYDPLKQKDFYSMYGFFNSIDGSAMDGNKKDHAPTIYSKEATQELAQLDQQIGQKREEIKSTLAKVEYQDPGPGVDNPKIEPEEVVWVEDGVPGKANISGDYHWVTKPEPVFSGEKSAKRTAKGNDQAYFNQTDQTITLFKGDTLFGYVYLDPKNPPKEVMFQWNDGDWDQRAYWGEDLIPYGSNGKTKHRIGDLPETGKWVRLEVPIEKIGLNEGAKLNGWAFTQWDGTVYWDKAGYVTKHGKQPQFKSLQDWTEFAAKSPASLNPENKKVTEILKKETGKRSEDETKTLRRYFLEFVCLDTQETFNKLRGELKTMTDKQADLKKNSPTTLVYKEAAKPVAAHVLIRGEYDQIGEEVPRKVPGFLPPMTEEMPKDRLGLSMWLLDPSHPLTARVAVNRYWQHVFGVGLVKTSEDFGSQGSVPSHPQLLDNLALEFRENGWDIKQLMKRMVMTSAYRQSSTLTPELLKKDPENRLLARGPRYRLDAESLRDQALALSGLLVEKIGGPSVKPPQPDGLWKAVGYSGSNTVQFKADEGHEKVHRRTLYTFIKRTALAPQMGTFDAPNRESCTVRRERTNTPLQALLLMNDPQYVETAVAMAQRVMDEGGSDPVSKVNYLISLCLLNPENDVQKKELESLYFDSLTYFQKNPEAAGKLVGKDETPAELAAWAIVCNTLLNLDEVVIQR, encoded by the coding sequence ATGATCTCGCTGCAACTCACGAGCATCTCGCGGCAGATGCTTCTCGGTGCCGCGTTGGCTCTCTTGGCCTTGGCTCCCCAGGTAAGCTGGGCGGAAGAGTCTTCGGAAATCGACTTTAATCGCGATATCCGTCCTCTGCTATCGGATCGTTGCTATGCCTGCCACGGACCGGACGAAAACCATCGCGAAGGAGGAATACGTTTCGACGACGCCGAAAGCGTCCTCGGCGAAGCGGATTCCGGCATGCTGGCCATTGTGCCAGGCAAGCCGGACGAAAGTGAAATGATTGCGCGTATCCTTAGCGATGATGAGTCGACGGTGATGCCGCCGGCTGATTCCAATAAGAGCCTTACCCCCGAAGAGATCGCCAAACTCAAACAGTGGGTCGCCGAGGGGGCCAAGTTCCAAGGGCATTGGTCCTTTGAAACGCCGCAGAAGACCGATCCTCCGCAGGTTGATTTTGCCGAGTGGAATGAAAAGGAAATCGATCAATTTCTGGGTTCAGCCCTCAAGAAGAAAGGGCTTGCACCGAGTGAGCCTGCCGACAAGTTGACGCTGATTCGCCGGGTAACGTTTACACTGACCGGTCTTCCGCCTACGGTGCAAGAGGTCGATGCGTTCCTGAAAGACGAGTCGACAGACGCTTACGAGAAAGTCGTCGATCGCTTATTGGCTTCTCCCCAATACGGCGAGCACATGGCTCGGTATTGGTTAGACGCTGCTCGCTATGCCGACACGCACGGCCTGCATTTGGACAATTACCGCGAGATGTGGATGTATCGCGATTGGGTCATCCGAGCGCTCAACGACAACAAGCCGTACGATGTCTTTCTGACCGAACAATTGGCCGGCGACTTGTTGCCCAATTCATCGTGGGAACAGCAAGTTGCCTCTGGCTTCAATCGGTGCAACGTGACGACCAATGAAGGGGGCTCGATCAAAGCGGAAGTAAAAATGCGGAACGTGAACGATCGTGTGGTCACAACCGGGACGGTGTTCATGGGGCTAACCATGGACTGCACGCGTTGTCACGATCACAAGTACGATCCCCTCAAGCAAAAAGACTTCTACTCGATGTATGGGTTCTTCAACAGCATCGATGGAAGCGCCATGGATGGTAACAAGAAGGATCACGCACCCACCATTTACTCGAAAGAAGCAACCCAAGAACTGGCTCAACTCGATCAACAAATTGGCCAAAAACGGGAAGAGATTAAATCAACGTTGGCCAAGGTCGAATACCAAGACCCAGGCCCCGGCGTTGATAACCCCAAGATCGAACCCGAAGAGGTCGTCTGGGTCGAAGACGGCGTCCCGGGGAAAGCCAATATCAGTGGTGACTACCACTGGGTGACCAAGCCTGAGCCTGTTTTCAGTGGCGAGAAGTCCGCCAAACGAACGGCCAAAGGGAACGACCAAGCCTACTTCAATCAAACGGATCAGACGATCACGCTCTTCAAAGGGGATACGCTGTTCGGCTACGTATATCTCGATCCCAAAAATCCGCCGAAAGAAGTGATGTTCCAGTGGAACGATGGGGACTGGGATCAACGAGCCTATTGGGGTGAAGACCTGATTCCCTATGGCAGCAACGGCAAAACCAAGCATCGTATCGGCGACCTGCCCGAGACCGGCAAATGGGTCCGGCTGGAAGTGCCGATTGAAAAGATCGGTTTGAACGAAGGGGCCAAGCTCAACGGTTGGGCGTTCACTCAGTGGGACGGCACCGTTTACTGGGACAAAGCTGGCTACGTCACTAAGCACGGCAAGCAGCCTCAATTCAAGTCGCTACAGGATTGGACCGAGTTCGCTGCCAAATCACCAGCTTCCCTCAATCCCGAAAATAAAAAGGTCACCGAGATTCTAAAGAAAGAAACCGGCAAACGCAGCGAAGACGAGACAAAAACGCTTCGTCGTTACTTTCTTGAGTTTGTCTGTCTCGACACGCAAGAGACGTTCAATAAATTGCGTGGCGAACTGAAAACGATGACCGACAAGCAAGCCGATTTGAAGAAAAACTCGCCAACCACGTTGGTATATAAGGAAGCCGCCAAGCCGGTCGCTGCTCATGTCTTGATTCGGGGCGAGTACGATCAGATTGGCGAGGAAGTACCTCGCAAAGTGCCAGGCTTCTTGCCACCGATGACTGAAGAAATGCCCAAGGATCGGCTCGGGCTATCGATGTGGTTGTTAGATCCAAGTCACCCATTAACCGCACGTGTGGCAGTCAATCGGTATTGGCAACACGTCTTTGGTGTTGGCCTGGTAAAGACCTCGGAGGACTTCGGTTCCCAAGGTAGTGTGCCTAGCCATCCGCAACTTCTGGACAATCTGGCACTCGAGTTCCGCGAAAACGGCTGGGATATCAAGCAGTTGATGAAACGGATGGTGATGACATCCGCTTACCGTCAGTCGTCGACCTTGACGCCTGAACTGTTGAAGAAGGATCCCGAGAATCGTCTGCTCGCGCGTGGACCTCGCTATCGTTTAGATGCCGAGTCTCTCCGCGATCAAGCGTTGGCACTGAGTGGCCTTTTGGTCGAAAAGATCGGCGGCCCATCGGTCAAGCCGCCGCAGCCTGATGGGCTCTGGAAAGCCGTGGGCTATTCCGGCAGTAACACGGTGCAGTTCAAAGCCGACGAAGGCCACGAAAAAGTCCATCGCCGTACGCTGTATACGTTTATTAAGCGGACGGCATTGGCTCCTCAGATGGGCACTTTCGATGCTCCCAACCGCGAGTCGTGCACGGTTCGTCGAGAACGCACCAATACGCCACTGCAAGCCCTCCTGCTGATGAACGATCCGCAGTATGTCGAAACGGCGGTCGCGATGGCCCAACGCGTGATGGACGAAGGGGGCTCGGATCCTGTTTCCAAGGTGAACTATCTGATTTCGCTTTGCTTACTGAATCCTGAAAACGACGTTCAGAAAAAAGAACTGGAATCGTTGTATTTCGATAGCCTTACCTACTTCCAGAAGAATCCGGAAGCCGCCGGCAAGTTGGTTGGCAAAGATGAGACCCCCGCAGAGTTAGCAGCCTGGGCGATTGTCTGTAACACGCTGCTCAACCTCGACGAAGTCGTCATTCAACGCTAA